A genome region from Brassica oleracea var. oleracea cultivar TO1000 chromosome C2, BOL, whole genome shotgun sequence includes the following:
- the LOC106324536 gene encoding protein DA1-related 4-like — protein MESSNTIHGIITSFHCYHFRLSRTYVEVSRNEEGRLIRQRKEEETETSLEKEDTFTLAEKVKELVNGEKSLEEEWEIKKLDGQPAKINKEIFKEKGKQSTDEDVDPHLSICNGCNFEIQDGLSVNAFGAVWHSQCLCCLHCHKPIAMDEVSNSKRKFHRPCYKEHCRPNCYVCRKKIPSTKEGIKYHKHPYWEEKYCPSHEDDGTAKCCSCERLQERRTEYVMLADNRWLCLECKESAIMSTIECQSLHTEIREFFKGLNMKVEKVFPLILVDQQALNKAEEENVVSQYGVVTRGICLSKEKMVTRVRKVPRGPNKQLIGMARESQRFVRECSVTAILILYGLPRLLTGYILAHEMMHAYLRLKGYRNLNTVLEEGICQMLGYMWLESQRCSTSDTASSAFSSQTPPPTSLKRDQSDFEKRLVEFCINQIETDESPVYGDGFKKVNEMMVSNHYNLKHTLKGIAIASKTLQDSKF, from the exons ATGGAGTCCTCCAACACTATTCACGGAATCATCACATCCTTCCATTGTTATCACTTCCGCCTCTCTCGGACATATGTAGAAGTTTCACGGAATGAAGAAGGCCGCCTCATACGTCAGAGAAAAGAAGAAGAGACTGAGACTAGTTTGGAAAAGGAAGATACCTTCACACTAGCTGAGAAAGTTAAAGAGTTAGTGAATGGTGAGAAGAGTTTAGAGGAGGAATGGGAAATAAAGAAATTAGACGGGCAGCCTGCTAAGATCAATAAGGAGATCTTTAAGGAGAAGGGAAAGCAATCAACAGATGAAGATGTAGATCCTCATCTTAG CATATGCAATGGTTGCAACTTTGAGATTCAAGACGGACTATCTGTCAATGCCTTTGGTGCTGTCTGGCATTCTCAATGTTTATGTTGCCTTCATTGCCACAAACCAATTGCTATGGACGAG GTTTCAAACTCAAAGAGAAAGTTTCACAGACCTTGCTACAAGGAGCATTGTCGTCCAAACTGTTATGTCTGTAGAAAGAAA ATTCCTTCAACTAAGGAAGGTATAAAGTACCATAAGCATCCGTACTGGGAGGAGAAGTACTGTCCTTCTCATGAAGATGATGGAACTGCCAAGTGTTGCAGCTGTGAAAGATTACAGGAAC GTAGAACAGAGTATGTAATGCTTGCTGACAATCGGTGGCTGTGCCTAGAATGTAAGGAAAGCGCGATTATGAGTACCATTGAATGCCAATCTTTGCACACTGAAATCCGTGAGTTCTTCAAAGGCTTAAACATGAAGGTTGAGAAAGTATTTCCTCTTATTTTGGTGGATCAACAAGCGCTGAATAAGGCTGAGGAAGAAAATGTGGTGAGT CAGTATGGGGTGGTAACTAGAGGTATTTGCCTGTCTAAAGAGAAGATGGTCACAAGGGTAAGAA AGGTCCCTAGAGGGCCAAACAAGCAGCTAATAGGCATGGCTAGAGAATCTCAAAGGTTCGTTCGCGAGTGCAGCGTCACAGCAATTCTCATCCTATATGGACTTCCTAGGTTGCTAACTGGATATATTTTGGCGCACGAGATGATGCATGCTTACCTTAGACTCAAAG GTTATAGGAATCTTAACACGGTTCTTGAAGAAGGAATATGCCAAATGCTAGGATACATGTGGTTGGAGTCTCAAAGATGCTCCACTAGTGATACTGCATCATCAGCTTTTTCTTCCCAAACTCCTCCACCTACGTCGCTGAAACGAGACCAGTCTGATTTCGAGAAGAGGCTAGTGGAGTTTTGCATTAATCAGATAGAAACAGATGAATCACCGGTCTACGGTGACGGGTTCAAGAAAGTTAACGAGATGATGGTCTCAAATCATTACAACCTTAAGCATACCCTAAAGGGCATTGCTATTGCTTCTAAGACTCTACAGGATTCAAAGTTTTGA
- the LOC106318802 gene encoding DEAD-box ATP-dependent RNA helicase 10 — translation MEEESEVVKTFAELGVREELVKACERLGWKNPSKIQVEALPYALEGKDVIGLAQTGSGKTGAFALPILQALLEYVNNAEPKKGRRPDPAFFACVLSPTRELAIQIAEQFEALGSDISLRCAVLVGGIDRMQQTIALGKRPHVIVATPGRLWDHMSDTKGFSLKTLKYLVLDEADRLLNEDFEKSLNQILEEIPRDRKTYLFSATMTKKVRKLQRACLRNPVKIEAASKYSTVDTLKQQYRFVAAKYKDCYLVYILTEMPDSTSMIFTRTCDGTRFMALMLRSLGFRAIPISGQMTQSKRLGALNKFKAGECNILVCTDVASRGLDIPSVDMVINYDIPTNSKDYIHRVGRTARAGRSGVGISLVNQYELEWYLQIEKLIGKKLPEYPAEEDEVLSLLERVSEAKKLSAMNMKESGGRNKRRGEDDEESERFLGGGNKGDKKSSKKFKR, via the exons ATGGAGGAAGAGAGCGAAGTGGTGAAGACGTTCGCAGAGCTCGGCGTTCGCGAGGAGCTCGTGAAAGCTTGCGAGAGGTTGGGGTGGAAGAACCCTTCGAAGATTCAAGTCGAAGCTCTTCCTTATGCTCTCGAAG GGAAGGATGTGATTGGACTTGCGCAAACCGGTTCAGGCAAAACCGGAGCCTTCGCGTTGCCTATATTGCAAGCGCTTCTTGAGTATGTTAATAACGCTGAGCCTAAGAAAGGGCGTAGACCTGATCCTGCTTTCTTCGCTTGTGTTTTGTCTCCAACGAG AGAGCTGGCTATTCAGATTGCTGAGCAGTTTGAAGCTCTAGGGTCTGATATAAGTCTTAGGTGTGCTGTG CTTGTTGGAGGTATAGACAGGATGCAACAAACTATAGCTCTTGGGAAACGGCCTCATGTTATT GTTGCAACACCTGGGCGTCTTTGGGATCATATGTCTGACACTAAAGGCTTTTCTCTGAAGACGTTGAAGTATCTG GTTCTTGATGAAGCAGATAGACTGCTGAATGAAGATTTTGAGAAGTCTCTCAACCAGATTCTGGAAGAGATCCCTCGTGACCGTAAAACTTATTTGTTTTCAGCAACTATGACTAAAAAG GTTCGGAAACTTCAAAGAGCATGCTTAAGGAATCCTGTCAAG ATAGAAGCTGCCTCGAAATACTCCACAGTTGATACTCTTAAACAGCAGTATCGGTTCGTTGCTGCTAAATACAAG GACTGCTACCTTGTGTACATTCTCACTGAAATGCCTGACTCAACATCAATGATATTCACCAGAACTTGTGATGGTACTCGTTTCATGGCCTTGATGCTTCGGAGCCTTGGCTTCAGAGCCATTCCCATCAGTGGTCAAATGACTCAG TCAAAGAGACTAGGAGCATTGAACAAGTTCAAAGCAGGTGAATGTAACATCTTGGTTTGCACTGATGTAGCTAGTAGAGGGCTTGATATCCCATCTGTTGATATGGTTATCAACTATGACATTCCCACAAACTCAAAG GATTACATTCATAGAGTGGGAAGAACAGCTCGTGCTGGACGTTCTGGTGTTGGGATATCACTTGTAAACCAGTATGAGCTGGAATGGTACTTACAGATTGAAAAACTCATAG GTAAGAAACTACCAGAGTATCCAGCTGAGGAAGATGAAGTGTTGTCGTTGTTGGAGAGAGTTTCAGAAGCTAAAAAGTTATCAGCAATG AACATGAAAGAATCAGGAGGTAGGAACAAGAGAAGAGGAGAAGATGATGAAGAGAGTGAGAGGTTCTTGGGGGGTGGTAACAAGGGAGACAAGAAGTCTTCTAAGAAGTTCAAACGATAA